One Gossypium arboreum isolate Shixiya-1 chromosome 13, ASM2569848v2, whole genome shotgun sequence genomic window, AAATAGTTATCAGCTCACCCATTGTGTATTTATCCTATTCCTGTCTTGGGTATTATTTTGGAAATAGTTTGTGTTTGTACCATTCATAATGCATGTTATTGATTTCTATCACTTGAAAACTTTGTATCAAATTCCTACTAGCTCCTACAAGGATGCACTTCACTTCCATTGCTTCCTTTTTGTCTAATAGTTCCCCAAAAAGCAATTCCTTCCATTTTAAGATCATttctataatattatttatattggtTATCTCCCGCGTTTATTcgaatttattttatgttttcctCTCTTTAATTAGTGCATTCTTCTTCTGGGTTTGGCTTGAAATGTGCAGGTTAAGAAGAGGAGATgaataatttttttagttaaggtttaggtttaaaatttttaattaattaatttttttaattaaaaatctattttcatctcATTTAGAAATCCAAGTTGTTACCTAAAATCTAGTTAGACTACCACGTAGGAGTACCGTTAGAAAGATAATGGAatttaacggtagagtgatcacttcgtaacaaaataataacataagtgactaaaacgtaacatttcaaacaaaagtgactaaaatgtaacttaaagcaaacaaaaatgactatttttatagattacccttaaatatatttaaaaaactaattaaaaataacaatgaGACATTTGATAAGCTATCAACTCACTTACGGAAAAGTTTTTAAATAGGAACAATTAATTTAGAAGGGGTTGGATTTTAATGGGAAGACCCTCCTTAGGAATGGGTGATGGAATGTAGGAAATCTTCTCATTGGGATTGAGTTTAACCCATTTGAAAGTGGTGAGCAGGTTGTGGATGAAGGTAAGGATTTCAAGTCGAGCATACTCCTTGCCAGGGCACATTCGAGGACCTCCCCCAAATGGTACAAAGGAGTAGGGTGCAGGACCATTCCCTTCAAACCTTGATGGATCAAATCTCTCTGGATCCGGGAAGTATTTCTGATTCTTGTGCGTTGTATGCACCATCCAGAACGCCTGACCATTTTAGTTGCATTAAatcaatatttattatatatggttgcattattttattttttaaaaaatacgtATTAGTTACCTTCCATCCTTTTGGGATTGTGTAACCTGCGTAAGTGAAGTTGGTTATGGCCTCTCTGAAAGATCCATTAGCAGGCGGAGCCAACCTCATTACTTCGCATGCCACGCACCATGTATACTTCATCTTCTGTATATCTTCCCATCTCAATGGCTCCCCTGCCTCCTTGCATCTTAATACTTCCATTTGTTCTGCATTTTCCCAGCAATTAGTTGAAAACATTACTTTATTCATGAATAGTCCCATCCCAATGTCACGGGGGCTTAAAATCTAGctaaatcacgtaccttcaaggACCCTATTATATACTTCAGGATAATCCGAAAGATAGCTAACAATGAAGGTGATGGCAGTACTTGTTGTGTCATGGCTGGCAATGAAGAAGCCCACAATCTTATTCCCGATCTCAACCTCAGTCATACCATCCATCAGCATGCTATCAACCAAGTCTGAGGCTACTGTTTTCCCTTTCTCCAATGTCTCGTTTTTCTTCTTGGTAATGAGGGCTAAAAGCCGTTGTTGAATCAGTTTACCTGCCTTCACTGCCCGATTGAAAGTTGTACCTGGAAGATCTATGGGAACCGACATGAAACCCGTAGTGGCAAGAGCAAATGGCTTCCCGAAGTTCTCGATCTCGCTGTCATCCGTGACGCTCATGAAAAGACGACAAGCCAGTGAGAATGTGTACTTCTTGGAGAGTGGGAAAACTTGGACTTCATTATACGGCGACCAATGTTGATTTAGGTGCTCTTTTGCCATTATATCCATGACTGGTATGAAATGTTGCAGGGACTCAGGCTTGAGAAAAGGAGGCAGATAGGCCCGAAGTTTAGTGGATTCTTCTTTGGAAGAATTGTCAACACTGGATGGATCCATCAAAGCTTTCTTAATAGAATCCGGCCACCATGAAGTGACATATTTGTTTTGGCCGGAGAAAAGGAACTTGTTACCAGCGGCGCCGCAGAAGACGGCCATGTCTTCTCCAAGCAGTGATGTGCGAAACACATCGGGTGAATATTTGGTAGTTCTATCAGTCACGAATTTCTCAGGAGTTCCCCTTCTGGACGCCAACACAAAATCCAAGGTTTCACCGATATATGGAAGACCCTTTTTACCAGGAGGGAGGTTGGGGGTGGCGCCGCCGCCGCCGCCGCCGCCGCTAGATTTGTgtttgtaaagaaagtaaaagagACCAGCAGAGATGTATAGAAGCACCAAGTGGAGTAAGTATGGCATCAAAGAATCAAAGGCGTCCATGGCTGTTGCAAGCTTCATCTTGGTAGCTATGAAAACTGAAATGGAGAATGGATGCATCTGAAATGTATATTTATAGTGCTATCATATACTAGTTTATTCCTATATTTGTCTTTGGAGGATAATAAGCTAATTCAAGTCCATCCAAGTTTGGTATCTCCATTTACTTTTCTAATGGAAATCCTTCATAATATACTATTCCCATCAATGATACTAATTTTTGACTTGCTCCATGCCTTTACTCACACTagctaataattatataaatatatatatatatatatatatatatatatatatatatttgtactcTTTAAAGTTTCAAATCAAAGTATTTCTATTATATCCACGAGAAATACTtttgtatatattaaatatttgtaattatttaTTTAAGATTTAACATGCATAGTTTATGTTAATAGAATAAAGTTCttcaaattattaattatattttatattatgaagttattcgaattcaaaatatattatgtaatcgaataaaatataaatataatgattggattaaataaattacaaaaattttctaagataaataaaaataatttattttatattgatgTGAGTAATTATTtactaatatataaaaataattattatttgatacaaTGGAAGTGATTTTTTTATAGGTTAATTTAAGAAATTATCATgtctggattttttttttttacacagcTTAAATCTACTCATAGTCTCTCCCtaacccataaataagaggataatgcgctCTAGCGTACTCAAACCTACGTCCTcctatattaacaataatatacATTCTAATCAAGTTAAGACTCAATGAGCAGtgcaatttaatataaaatcgAGTCTAACAATAATTGAaagaatttttatatataaattccattgatgaattagATAATTTTATCTATACCAAAAATCTCTTGAGTAGCTAATGATGACTTAGCTTTTAAAGCCTATAAATCTTAATGGTATAGGTTAACATCATTTTTACTTGCTCCATGCCTTTACTCAAACTAGCAAATAGCAATAGATTTGATATTattgtaaattagaaaaaaatataatatacaaTCCATAGCTTCTTATAATTACAATTATAATTTAATAGGataataatttattgaactaatatcaaaataaaaatataatttatattaaaatgactttaaaaatttttaggtactaataaaataatatctcattaattttaaaacataaaattaatattatacactcattcaaattttatatattctctaatctaatttatttaatttatttctcaaATTATAAAAAAGTTTGGATGTATCATAAGAGAAACTATTATTaagctttgtttttatttttggtttcttaattaattttataaatccgtgacataataaatattaaatatttaattttatcatttcaattaAATTCATGTTTAATCTTAGTTTTATCAGTTTTATTTTTATCCATCCTTTTTGTTAAGTCTCTAATTTGTAACAGTTTCCTTTTAATCTTTAAAAGGAAAATCGAAGAGGATTTTCTCTTAACCAATTGGACTCTACTAACAATTTTAAATTCCTTGCATGTCtggaatttttatattattttacttttgatttttaagataaataaataataaggaAAAGAAACAAAATTAAGAATCATAATtcttaaaagaaaaaggaaaataaaaacaaaacgatAGTAACAATTTCCTGCACTCTGTAAAATAAGTCGACACCATCACAAACGACAACAAGACTATTTGATTTGTGTCTCTTGATATCATTGATTTTGTTTATACGAcgtgaaaaataaacaaatagtaaaaatataatagaaaatactaatatttcaaattttatataacttaaattattaatttacaaaatttataataaatattttaaatataattgcaacacgtaaaaaataaaaattaaatacaatACAAGGATTGTTAAATATAACATTTTCCTTTTGTGTGTGAATCTTAACTCTTAAGCAAGCAATACAAGACTATCAAAGCACTGTAATTCCCATATTTTTAAAGGAGTTGAAGAATTATATTATGTGAGTGATTCATTGACTTGATAAATAATGTAAAGAAATTAATTTTACATCAGAGAAAATTTATTTCCAACAAAAAAACTTCTACTTTATTTTTATGGTGTTTTTAATTTTATGTGCGCCCTTCCAATAAAAATCTGACATGTGGATAAAAAAATTGGTTTAACATCTTTGCAGTTTACTTGAGGTTAGTATCCAACGATGTCCAAAACAcgttaaactaaaataaaaaatatgaacgCTATATGTAAGCCAACAAAATTATTTATACCAAAGTCTCTTAACAGGAACTAGGTAGACATTCCTATATAAGATGTACATGTCAACTAACATTAGGCTAATATCACCTAAACATTGAACCAAATATTACACTAAAGATGTAATTCAGATGGGTTGATGTCTACTTCTCGGATTCAGGATTTAGCTTATGTGCAGAAATAAACAAATCACAAACTGAATTTTTCGATATTCAAacgttttttaataatttattatatcatataCCAAACAAGTTAAATGAACAATTAAATTACCATGCATCATACATGCACAATTACTTTATGCCCTTTCAATAGTCTTAAACCAAAATAACCTTAACTATTTAGAGAACTTTTATCTTTCCATTTCCCATTTAGTCTTTAATCTATTAGCCAAAACCTTAAAGAACCACTCTGATGCATTTATACTACTTATGCTTTTTTTCTATCTATATCATTAGTCTTGGAGctattttaaattctttaaacTTTTCCCCAAGTCTTATATCATGTTAGCTTTAGAAACATTCGTTTTTCTTTACAATATAAGTCTTTAATCAACTACCAATCTTTTTAGAACAATTTAGGGTAAACTATACCCATATTCACTCTAAAATAGAAGTTGTCCTATTTTGattatttcaattttcttttctcaaaTTAGTCAAtttaattaagataattattcGAATCAGTTACCACCACTAAAAATTCTGTTAATCTACTAACAGATTGCTGATGTGGCGCATTAGCCCATTAAGTGATTGGCACATAGCATTTTTTAACTGTTAGCTAAAGCTAAGGACCTCTCTATAATtagttcaatttttttatttatcttCTCTTTGTTGTTTGTACCTCTGCCCTCTCTTCTTGTTCAATGATGAACATGCTAACTACTAACAATCAAATTATGGTTGAAAAAAACTAATTGATAAGGGAAGTTGCTCGCTTAccatttttttgtttccttttgttCTACTATAGTGTGATGAAAGAGCTGAGCCTTAGTTACAAAGATTGTAtttttggtgtaacacccctacccgacCCGGTTGCTAAGTCCAGGCTACGAGATGCTACAACCATTGCCGGAGCAATTATAGACAATTATACATAATTCAATTATTCAAACATGTAAATAACTAACATTCACATATGTTACACGAATTCTTGGGTCCCACTCGAGCTTATGAAATCTTTTTGCTAACCCGGGCTTAAATTAagatcaaattgtaaagtttgAAAATTCTCAGACCGACGTCGCAACATCACACTCTCTAAGACGTGATGTCGCTAACTTAGTGAGTCACGTCGCAATTTCATACATATTGATGTTGCAACATCACTCATTGCCGACATCATGTTGCGACATTAGGAATTGGAGGTTGTGACGAGGCCCTTATTTTTTGCCAAAACCCCATTTTGGTTCCTATTCAACAATTTGCAACACCACCTAAATGGTTCATACATCCTTATACCATTAAAAAACAACTCAATTGCATACCATTCCATGCCAACCAAATCACCTAACCATTCCAATCCAAACTAGTTGAAACATTAGCTCAACCTAATCAACCATTCAATATCAATAATCTAACTATCCAAACTTTTAGTATGTGCAATTTCATATCAACTATACATTTTTAAAGcatatcatttacctattcaaTCATATTTCATCTACTATTCTAGGAGTAAAGCAATGCAATGGTCTTGGCTTAAATTAGGCATACATACTCTAAGTTATGCATCATATTTAACATTCAAATTACCCTTTCAATacatcaaccgatctagctacTTCAAATAGTCCAATTTCAAACCTTAACACGTTAATCCATTCAAGACCTTTTTTACTATTTTCTAGTATCAACATGACTAAATATGCATATATAAATTAGATATTATGCCAAACATTCAACTAAATCATCACCACATTTACCAAGAAGTAAACAATTCCAAAATGTCAAAGTACACACTAAAGACtcttattgtaacgccccaaaaatcccgaaatccaaaaatcccgaaatctcaaatttttctctttttttttatgtGCTTAGCATTTTcggttaagtgttaattatgtgatggtaggtcttggtcaaggtttgagttcgaacctaggggtaaaagaaattatagtttaattattaaaagaaccttaAGGGCAAGTAGGCgggcttttgaataaatgaagggaAAATTGGACAGAAAAGAGCCTGCTGGCCcaagggataagtggcgtgttgcTAGTGTCAGAGGTCTAGGTTTCAAATCCCACTTTGCTCAAAtaagggatttatttttgcttaaaggATGGATAGAGGTGGCATTGGATTTGAACTCTGtaaggagtgataagaggagaaatttcaggaaaggatcaaggggttatcagggagaaaaatgaggagatgagaagtgagGAAGAGATAgagccgaattgggaacttgggcttgagaaattcggctataggggctataaataggtgccaaATGGGAGGTGGCCAGGCTAATGTTGAATTCCCTTCACCTTGTTACCAGAAACCCTTTtccctaaaagccgaaaaccctttgtTTTACTCTCTTTTCTCTGTGCCAATTTCCCCTCCTTCCTCTACACAAtattctttgtttcacttttggtttagccgacttcttcttcttttttcccttGGTGCCGAATAATCATTTGTTTGCCATTCAAATCTCAAGGGCCGAacacctctttggccgaatacccttggtgccgccactaccctttccactcagtcgattctagtgtaagtgtccGCGCTTCCAATCGGTTTGTTTTGCTAAGTATTAGTTattgtccctcacttcttctaatcggtcttgggtaggaataggtatcAAATCTCAGTCTTTGGATTTCTGCCAATTTGCTCTTCAGGGGAGAGACTTTGGTAAGTACTCTGGATCttagttggccgaatggtcatagttaaggtaagggggacttgtgttggatacaagtcacctgttattttggttttaatagttaagattggtacagatctaggagttgatcgtgatTAGTGCTTAAAGAAGAGGCTGTTATAACTTGTCGCGGAAGGTAAGGTAAaaggtgaggtttcagttttggtaaagatatgtattaagcatgcgattaattgaaaGGTGATATCAATTGTAGGTTCGAGGCTAAGAAAATCGCAGCACATTTtactaccaggtgtgtacatacactgcacacacaagtagatcgacaaatcctgaaaagccgaaataccgaaaagttgaaaagccgaaagcttGGCTACGATAGTCttacgagtgcgcgaacactcataaGGAGGAAACCAATAGGTTGGCTGAGGCCCATGGGCAATTCCATGGACTTGGATTGTGAATTGGCCAAACGGGCCGGAATGGGCTAAacgggcccgatgggctgttgggcccataataggcaaaatttgataattgatgcCATATGATGGAAAATCGTATGTGAACATGACTGTAAATGTAATTTGGGCCTaatggccatatgaatatgatttgggcctagtgggccacctaaatgtgattgggcctaatgggccatatgaaagagattgggcctaatgggtgATATACAGGTATGTGGATTTGTCTGGGCTTTATAAGGGGGTCgatttgggcctagtatatgatgactgcataaaacttaattaatttattatggaccgtggacaagtcatagggttaacgtgtggcaatgggtatgtgcatgtctaggattagatctagggagagcttggtacttaagcggtcttaatgatccacctcctcttctctaaaatcctacctggtgcatagtattcattcatcttagctcacgataTTTGTTAATGGGCCAAGCTAAGTAAAAACtcgtaataaaagaaaattatcgaaatacccctaagggcaaaaataactaaaatacccctatgcgtTGAGTGTAAGCTTTATGATTGCtacatgtatatctgctgcattcatatgatattttgtttaggatgcatatgggttgggaattatggaacggaggaagtatatgaggtcGCATGTTTGCTTGaaaaccgtggatccaccgacgactTTTTAAGCCCATTATATGATTGGCAGTTTGCTGCAataaaggtagttccgcaaccagactaccattgatgtgtatcgattaggtgggttgatatttatatccccacatgatgtgtaacgggggacggagctgatgtgtatcggttggattattggggtgggttgcactgcattgcattgcaagTATGTTGCATGGTGAATGATGAATGCTTGTTATGATGAATGCTTGTTACTTGTCGAGGGTTGTATAtattgagtttgcgaaaactcaccccatCTTTTATTTAtatcaggtgatgctcagtaggaaGTTCGATGTCTGGAGGGACTCTAAGTGGCCAACTAGCAAAACAATTTGGATTCTTTCTAAAAGTATATAAGTTACTCGTTTATTAAGTAATCTTCATTTAgtatggattgtaataaggcctcccccttttattattgtttggatTGTTAAATTCGTGCACtgtaattataagaagtggaTCATGGATTTTCTAagctatagttttcttttaatactacgtttccgcaactaaagttTTAAAGGATAAGTTTTCTTAAGTCAAATGTTTTATGCAAAGCTTCGcaagagaaaagagattttactaagtaattaagatgtaactttttaaggaagggttttcaatgaaaataaggttttcgctaaaacacttcaatgtgacacgccagattcagccataactctaggccgagtttagggtgttacatttagtggtatcagagcctaggttgcaaaacACGAgttgtgaagtgggccttattaattgatttcttttgtattttaaaaaatatatatatatacattttttattgaattagaatgttttaaaaggaagtcttgctgagcggcacaccgagtctctgatgtcgaaccaagtaagttgtTTTATTCTTAAACctatttaaattgttatacagtagatagttagagggctactttagacgattatgttagaatggaattgaagcccgtaggatcttgaaactgtagaggattttcgaaaacaatattctctttaaatgcttttataaaacatcgggttaattattaaaactaactaaaacttcataaaatttttaatccagaAAATACGTGAAacgacgatgagtgctagaagaggtgcgagAGGCCGTGGCCGAGGCCGCAGAAGTGTGAGGGCTGAATTGTCGGCATCGGGCCATGTGTCCAATATTGGGGAAGAAGAGCCTCCGGCCTCACCCGTGGATGAGAATAGACAGTACGATCGAGCTGCGAGGGATGATGtattgtcgcaggcaatgctaaggattttagagagggtcactgggcccaataatggcacgggAAATCAGGGGTCCATTCTGGAGCAACTTCGATCAAATGGAGCTGAGGTCTTTAAAggcgtggctggtgtggctcctaacgtggctgaatattggttggaggccacagaaaggaTAGTGGAGGACTTGGACTGTTCACCGAAATAAAAGTTAAAAGGGGCAGTctcactgcttagggaagaagcttatcagtggtggctgacagtAAAAGAGGGCACTTAACCCGAGCAGATCACTTGGGAGTTCATCAaagctgcattccaagggaagtatgtaggagcgagttatgtggatgctagaaagAAGGAGTTCTTGAACTTGACCCAGGGAAACAAATCGGCGGTGGGGTATGAGGCGAAATTTCTGctccttagtaggtatgcaagagttatgaTGGAAACGGGctatgagcgttgcgttaggtttgaggatagACTAAGAGATAGTCTCAGGGTATTGATAGCCCtacaaagggagcgagttttctcgGAGTTGTTGGAGAAAGTAAAGATAGCGGAAAAGGTAAAGCACACGGAGCGCCTAAATCGAGAAAaggaaaggggtaagaataaaagggagTCTGAGACTCATAgtgttggacagaggcctaggACTAGGGCCAGAGTTATTGGGCTAGTTAGAGCAAAGCCGCCTACTgctaatccaggggtgccaccttgtgctgattgtgggaaaagccatggaggtgagtgttggaagaggatgggAGCTTGCTTAGCTtgtgggtctatggagcataGCGTCAAGAATTGCCCTAAAATGCCAGGACAAGTACTAGTCGTGGGCCGAGGTGGTGCTCAGCCACCTAAGGGTGGTCAACTACCGCCAAGGGGTCATGAGTAGGCCAGGGGTGGTAACGGTAATGGACGTGGACGTGGAGCACCAGACGAAAATGCAGGCTATGctgaggtgaggcagccagcTTTGGTTTAGGCTGCTCGTCATCGAGAAGACTGAGATGCCCCAGATGTGATAACGGGTACGTTCCTTATTTACGAGTTACCTTACACTgcattgattgatattggatcgacgcattcatatgttACATGTAATATGACTGAACTTTTGGGTGATATGTTTGAAATTACTGCGAATGAGATGATTGTGATAAGTCCGTTAGGTCAGTCAGTgggagtgaataagttgtttagggagGTACCCTTAGTAGTTCAAGGGGTTACCTTTTTAACGGGCTTGATGGAGTTGCCGTTCAGTGAGTTTGATTTAATCTTGGGTATAGACTGGCTGGTGAAACACTGAGCCACCTTGGATTACGCTgcaaagcgaatggtgttaagaataGTGGAGGACAAAGAGGTGGTGGTGATTGGTGAATGCTAGAATTATCTATCGAACGTGATTACGGCATTATGGGCTGAGAAGTTGGTGTGAAAAGGATGTGAAGCCTATTTGGCTTACATTAGCGATACGGAGGTTAAGAGCCCTACTATTGAGGAGTTGAGAATAGTTAGGGAATTCCCTGATGTTTTTCCCAAGGAGCTGCCAGGGTTGCCGCCTAACCGAGAGGTGGAACTTGGAATCGAATTGTTACCTAGTAcggctccggtgtccatcgccccttattgGATGGCAACAAAGGAGTTGTTGGAACTTAAGGCACAGATTCAGGAATTTTTGGATCAAGGATTCAtccgaccaagtgtgtctccatgggagcaccggtgttattcgtgaagaagaaagatgggacattGTGAATATGTATCGACTACCGGTAGTTAAACAGGTTGACTGTTAAAAACAAGTATCCTCTACTGAGAATTGATGATCTTTTTGATCAGTTTAGGGGAGCTTCTATTTTCTTAAAGATTGACTTGCGTTTGGGGTATCACCAATTGAGGGTTAAAGAGGTGGATGTTCATAAGACAACTTTCAGAATTCGTTATAggcactacgagttcttggtgatgccattcgggctgacgaacgcaccggccgctttcatggatcttaTTAATCGGGTCTTCCAACCCTATCTAGATCGGTTCATGGTAGTTTTaatagatgacattttggtgtactCAAGAGATAAGGATGAGCATGATGCGCACTTAAAGATTGTGTTGCAGACTCTGGGGGAGAAGCagctgtatgccaaattcagtaagtgcgaattttggctaagggaggttacttttctaggacatgtggtgtcagcgaaggggattaaggtggatccccaGAAAATCGAAGCGATGTTGGAATGGAAAACACCCAAGTCGGTGTCGAAAATCCAAAGTTTTTTGGGTCTGACAGGGTATTATAGGCGGTTTGTCGAGGGCTTTTCAGTAATTATTTCACCGTTAACTAAGTTGTTGAGGAAGGgagtaccatttgtttggacGGACAAGCAACAAGAGAGTTTTGAAAAACTTAAGAAGGTTTAACTGAGACCCCTGTATTGATTCAGCCAGTGCCTAGGAAGGAGTTCAcagtttatagtgacgcatcgcATGTAGGcttgggatgtgtactgatgcaagaaggaaataTGGTTGCGTATGTGTTACGgcaacttaagactcacgaggtgaattacccaaccTATGACTTGGAACTAGCTGCGGTAGTTTTCGCGCTtaaaatatggagacattacttatacgaGGAAAATTGTACAATTTATTCagaccataagagtttgaagtacctccTTACCCAGAAGGAGCTCAACCTTAGGCAGCGTAAgtgggtggaattattgaaggattatgattgtacgattgaataccacc contains:
- the LOC108477746 gene encoding beta-amyrin 28-monooxygenase-like, which codes for MHPFSISVFIATKMKLATAMDAFDSLMPYLLHLVLLYISAGLFYFLYKHKSSGGGGGGGATPNLPPGKKGLPYIGETLDFVLASRRGTPEKFVTDRTTKYSPDVFRTSLLGEDMAVFCGAAGNKFLFSGQNKYVTSWWPDSIKKALMDPSSVDNSSKEESTKLRAYLPPFLKPESLQHFIPVMDIMAKEHLNQHWSPYNEVQVFPLSKKYTFSLACRLFMSVTDDSEIENFGKPFALATTGFMSVPIDLPGTTFNRAVKAGKLIQQRLLALITKKKNETLEKGKTVASDLVDSMLMDGMTEVEIGNKIVGFFIASHDTTSTAITFIVSYLSDYPEVYNRVLEEQMEVLRCKEAGEPLRWEDIQKMKYTWCVACEVMRLAPPANGSFREAITNFTYAGYTIPKGWKAFWMVHTTHKNQKYFPDPERFDPSRFEGNGPAPYSFVPFGGGPRMCPGKEYARLEILTFIHNLLTTFKWVKLNPNEKISYIPSPIPKEGLPIKIQPLLN